Proteins co-encoded in one Bacteroidales bacterium genomic window:
- a CDS encoding transglycosylase SLT domain-containing protein, whose product MKTLKLNISIILLFGFLSSYSSDSHNDTLICSEIESLQFSDNLDSLLNLWYVQQSVFPSDSGQYTFNINDSLIPEFPDSVYMQRINELPVFIDLSYNKVVRNFIHLYTIKKRGLVEVMLGLQDYYFPVFEEILDANNLPLELKYLPVIESALNPRAVSRAGATGIWQFMYSTGKMYKLEINSYIDERKDPVKSTYAAVNFLKDLYNIYGDWILAIAAYNCGPGNVNKAIRRSGGKRNYWDIYYRLPRETRGYVPAFIAANYVMNYYSEHNLTPQKIEIPVFVDTIMINEKLHLKQVSEVLNMPIKQLRDLNPQYRRDIIPAGKKSYSLKLPVEYTMQFIDLSDSIFDYKDSVFFNPNIIHNPPEYTRYVPKPPSKDHIKIYYTVQSGDNLGYIADWYNVRISDLRYWNNIRRNLIRAGQKLVIYKKKNIVGKYKKINSMSFAEKQKMIGKTVPTEIADNTKQEEYPDDNNYVYYTVKRGDNLWDIAKKYPGVSNTDIMKINNITNANNLTPGQKLRIKRKG is encoded by the coding sequence ATGAAAACACTTAAATTAAATATATCAATAATACTCTTATTTGGATTTTTATCATCTTATTCGTCAGATAGTCACAACGATACGCTAATTTGCTCAGAAATAGAAAGCTTACAATTTTCAGATAATTTAGATAGTCTATTGAATTTATGGTATGTTCAGCAATCTGTTTTTCCATCAGACAGCGGACAATATACTTTTAATATTAATGATAGTTTAATTCCTGAATTTCCTGATTCTGTATATATGCAACGCATAAACGAGCTTCCGGTTTTTATTGACCTTTCGTATAATAAAGTTGTAAGAAATTTTATTCATCTATATACTATAAAAAAACGTGGATTAGTTGAAGTAATGTTAGGCTTACAGGATTATTATTTCCCTGTTTTTGAAGAAATTCTTGATGCTAATAATCTTCCTTTAGAATTAAAATATCTTCCGGTAATTGAATCGGCACTAAATCCACGGGCTGTTTCAAGGGCAGGTGCAACAGGTATCTGGCAATTTATGTATTCAACAGGTAAAATGTATAAACTTGAAATTAATAGTTATATTGATGAACGAAAAGACCCTGTAAAATCAACCTATGCAGCAGTTAATTTTCTTAAAGATTTATATAATATTTATGGCGACTGGATACTTGCTATTGCTGCATATAACTGTGGACCGGGAAACGTTAATAAAGCAATAAGAAGGTCAGGGGGTAAAAGAAACTACTGGGATATTTATTACAGATTACCAAGAGAAACCCGTGGTTATGTACCTGCTTTTATTGCTGCGAATTATGTAATGAATTATTATTCTGAACATAATCTTACGCCTCAAAAAATAGAAATCCCTGTTTTTGTTGATACAATTATGATTAATGAAAAACTACACCTTAAACAAGTATCTGAAGTATTGAATATGCCGATTAAACAACTAAGAGATTTGAACCCGCAATATCGAAGAGATATTATTCCTGCAGGAAAAAAAAGTTACTCCCTGAAATTACCAGTCGAATATACTATGCAATTCATTGATTTAAGCGATTCTATATTTGATTATAAAGATTCAGTATTTTTTAATCCAAATATCATACATAATCCTCCTGAATATACAAGATATGTTCCCAAGCCTCCTTCAAAAGACCATATAAAAATTTATTACACAGTTCAATCAGGCGATAATCTCGGATATATTGCCGACTGGTATAATGTTAGAATTTCTGACTTAAGATACTGGAATAATATAAGAAGAAATCTTATCAGGGCAGGACAAAAATTAGTTATATATAAAAAGAAAAACATTGTTGGAAAATACAAGAAAATAAACTCCATGAGCTTTGCCGAAAAACAAAAAATGATAGGTAAAACTGTTCCAACAGAAATTGCAGATAATACTAAACAGGAAGAATATCCTGATGATAATAATTATGTATATTATACGGTAAAAAGAGGTGATAACTTATGGGATATTGCAAAAAAATACCCGGGAGTTTCAAATACCGATATTATGAAAATCAATAACATTACTAATGCTAATAATCTTACACCCGGACAAAAACTCAGGATAAAAAGGAAGGGTTAA
- a CDS encoding TIGR02556 family CRISPR-associated protein has protein sequence MQDKAIAAIGELQLEKNKDLDPVDLYIENMFQGKDYQMLLLVFEIINNEGELKCEYKDIDIEKVSSNKDDYRKYAYRKGGARGGDITFTTKLSKPVEKKIKTLKNNTFKNLLALEKDFSEEAAYFKLIKACFIEAESKIKAELSELFENFDKKEATTTGLSFKIIEANNEKFLRDFEIIKHLVILSGDNTKYIHAGTESKTKSQICSVSGKKEEDIYGFAAPFKYSSPDKPGFISGFFNKKLNWRNYPISSKVALTLELGRKYIQQNLTGYFYGHEYLLIPHPIIKTDTKQLKNIINLLKTAFDDEKNAKKEKKKRAEDRVQRIISEEKNYFNLDILFYKEDKKTRAISINLMIEEILPSRFKQLFIDIPALVNSNTLFKNALTIKKEPINLRFSFQIIKNFFSFDFLDVVNKLFLGKKLSDKYVFENIIKLIRKNYNESKSSDNWVEPTQWTVKKAIMLISYLQELKIINYNKNYKYMEVENTQKKESRFNLNGFNDFVKENSNFLDSDVKVGVFTVGVLVRFLFDIQNASLGSTPFENKLRGYKLNPELLMNVYTEALDKIQKYQKNFYVYTDLREVVNQYFILKSNELNKLTNNELSFYFVSGLELGKQFKNVKTDNNENQKNN, from the coding sequence ATGCAAGACAAAGCAATAGCAGCGATAGGGGAGTTGCAATTGGAAAAAAATAAAGACCTTGACCCCGTTGATTTATACATTGAAAATATGTTTCAGGGAAAGGATTATCAAATGTTGTTACTCGTTTTTGAAATAATAAACAACGAGGGCGAATTAAAATGTGAATATAAAGATATTGATATTGAAAAAGTAAGCTCAAATAAAGATGATTATAGAAAATATGCTTACAGAAAAGGTGGTGCCAGGGGCGGAGACATTACATTTACTACTAAATTAAGTAAACCAGTCGAAAAAAAAATAAAAACATTAAAAAACAACACTTTCAAAAACCTTTTAGCATTAGAAAAAGATTTTTCTGAAGAAGCAGCATATTTTAAATTAATTAAAGCATGTTTTATTGAAGCCGAAAGCAAAATTAAAGCCGAACTATCAGAATTATTTGAAAATTTTGATAAAAAAGAAGCAACAACAACAGGTTTATCATTTAAAATAATTGAGGCAAACAATGAAAAATTTTTAAGAGATTTTGAAATAATAAAACATCTTGTAATACTGTCTGGTGATAATACAAAATATATACATGCTGGAACTGAATCAAAAACAAAATCTCAAATTTGCTCTGTAAGCGGAAAAAAGGAAGAAGATATTTATGGCTTTGCTGCACCTTTTAAATATTCAAGTCCTGACAAACCGGGTTTTATAAGCGGTTTTTTTAATAAAAAATTAAATTGGCGAAATTATCCCATATCATCCAAAGTTGCATTGACACTTGAACTTGGCAGAAAATATATTCAACAAAATTTGACAGGTTATTTTTATGGGCATGAATATTTGCTTATTCCTCACCCCATAATTAAAACAGATACAAAACAGCTTAAAAATATAATCAATTTATTAAAAACTGCATTTGACGATGAAAAAAATGCTAAAAAAGAAAAGAAAAAAAGAGCAGAAGACAGAGTTCAACGAATAATTTCAGAAGAAAAAAACTATTTCAATTTAGATATTTTATTCTATAAAGAAGATAAAAAAACAAGAGCAATTTCAATTAACTTAATGATTGAAGAAATTTTACCATCAAGATTCAAGCAATTATTTATTGATATTCCAGCACTTGTAAATTCTAATACTTTATTTAAAAATGCATTAACAATAAAAAAGGAACCTATTAATTTAAGATTTAGTTTTCAAATCATAAAAAACTTCTTTTCGTTTGATTTTCTGGATGTTGTAAATAAATTATTTCTCGGGAAAAAATTATCGGATAAATATGTATTTGAAAATATAATTAAATTAATCCGAAAAAATTATAATGAAAGCAAGTCATCTGATAATTGGGTAGAACCAACACAATGGACTGTCAAAAAAGCAATTATGCTTATCTCATATCTACAAGAATTAAAAATAATAAATTACAATAAAAATTATAAATATATGGAAGTAGAAAATACACAAAAAAAAGAAAGTCGTTTTAATCTCAATGGTTTTAACGATTTCGTAAAAGAAAATTCCAATTTTCTTGACAGTGATGTTAAAGTCGGAGTATTTACTGTAGGCGTTTTAGTCAGGTTTTTATTTGATATACAAAACGCAAGCCTTGGAAGCACGCCTTTTGAAAATAAGCTTAGAGGTTACAAATTAAATCCTGAACTTTTAATGAATGTTTATACTGAAGCTCTGGATAAAATTCAAAAGTATCAAAAGAACTTTTATGTATATACAGATTTACGCGAAGTGGTAAATCAATATTTTATTTTAAAATCTAATGAACTTAATAAATTGACAAATAATGAATTGTCCTTTTATTTTGTTTCCGGTTTGGAACTTGGCAAACAGTTTAAAAATGTAAAAACTGATAATAATGAAAATCAAAAAAACAACTAA
- the cas7b gene encoding type I-B CRISPR-associated protein Cas7/Csh2 yields MSEIINKRSEILFLYDIENANPNGDPLNENRPRFDTESSTVLVTDVRLKRTIRDYWYEYKGYNGTDGKDIFVRETKYNEGDKEYIKDGKRRAKDFNEQVEVVLNTCIDIRAFGAVIPLSNASITRTGPVQFQMGKSLNKTEIIEEQGTGAFASGDKKSQATFRTEYKVPYAVIGFNGIINEKSAQYSLMTNDDKELLKEGIWEGTKSLISRSKFGQTSLFLLTIDYKEPFYIGNLRQRLKLETGELNEMQIRSVADYRLDVTKLLDELKANKDKIESIDFKADSRLQMIYNGETITKISKDEL; encoded by the coding sequence ATGAGTGAAATAATTAACAAAAGAAGCGAAATTCTATTTCTTTATGATATAGAAAATGCAAATCCAAATGGCGATCCTTTGAATGAAAACCGTCCGCGTTTTGATACCGAAAGTAGTACAGTTTTAGTAACCGATGTGCGTTTAAAAAGAACAATACGTGATTATTGGTACGAATATAAAGGGTACAATGGTACTGATGGTAAGGATATTTTTGTACGTGAAACAAAATACAATGAAGGGGATAAGGAATATATTAAAGACGGGAAACGCCGCGCAAAAGATTTTAACGAACAAGTTGAAGTAGTTTTAAATACATGTATTGATATTAGGGCTTTTGGTGCTGTTATACCACTTAGTAATGCATCAATTACACGCACAGGACCAGTTCAATTTCAAATGGGAAAATCTTTGAACAAAACCGAAATTATTGAAGAACAGGGAACAGGTGCTTTTGCTTCAGGAGATAAAAAATCTCAGGCAACTTTCAGAACAGAATATAAAGTTCCTTATGCAGTAATTGGTTTTAACGGAATAATAAACGAAAAATCAGCTCAATATTCATTAATGACAAATGATGATAAAGAATTGTTGAAAGAAGGTATTTGGGAAGGAACAAAAAGTTTGATTTCTCGTTCAAAATTCGGACAAACATCTTTGTTTTTACTTACCATTGATTACAAAGAGCCGTTTTATATCGGTAATTTACGCCAAAGATTAAAACTTGAAACTGGTGAATTAAACGAAATGCAAATACGCAGTGTAGCTGATTATAGATTAGATGTAACTAAGTTGCTTGACGAACTCAAAGCAAATAAAGATAAAATTGAAAGCATTGATTTCAAAGCAGATTCAAGATTACAAATGATTTATAACGGTGAGACAATTACAAAAATAAGTAAAGATGAATTATAA
- the cas5b gene encoding type I-B CRISPR-associated protein Cas5 — translation MNYKEILIFDISSEYGHFRKYNTTTSPLTYSIPTRTAIAGVLGAILGMEREISIGVYPEGVIPVQEFFSKQNSDIAIQIINPVKKENVGINLINTKTSFCDLTKAGRTQIEFELLKDLKFRIFVSLNNDINVFNDLTERIRRKKHHFSPYLGLAQFTATIEFVDKKQAKLLENLTQKYIEIITAVNLSKINDENPIEFDYSAMYSANNMPVEMNRNREIQEYSEVIIEKNGQPIKAKIDNYYNIEKYGNILFL, via the coding sequence ATGAATTATAAAGAAATACTCATTTTCGATATTTCAAGCGAATATGGGCATTTCCGAAAATATAATACAACAACTTCACCGCTAACATATTCCATACCTACCCGAACGGCTATTGCCGGCGTACTTGGAGCGATATTGGGTATGGAAAGAGAAATAAGTATCGGCGTTTATCCCGAAGGAGTTATTCCTGTTCAAGAGTTCTTTTCAAAACAAAATTCAGATATTGCGATTCAAATAATTAATCCAGTAAAAAAAGAAAATGTAGGTATAAATTTAATAAATACAAAAACATCATTTTGTGATTTAACAAAAGCCGGACGCACACAGATTGAATTTGAATTATTAAAAGATTTAAAATTCAGGATTTTTGTCAGTTTGAATAATGATATTAATGTTTTTAATGATTTAACTGAGCGAATTAGAAGAAAAAAACACCATTTTTCACCTTATTTGGGATTGGCACAATTTACGGCAACTATTGAATTTGTTGATAAAAAGCAGGCGAAATTATTGGAAAATTTAACACAAAAATACATCGAAATTATTACAGCCGTAAATTTATCAAAGATTAATGATGAAAATCCTATTGAATTTGATTATTCGGCAATGTATTCAGCCAATAATATGCCTGTTGAAATGAATCGCAACAGAGAAATTCAGGAATATTCCGAAGTGATTATTGAAAAAAACGGACAACCCATAAAAGCTAAGATCGATAATTATTACAATATTGAAAAATACGGAAATATATTGTTTTTATGA